One window from the genome of Candidatus Delongbacteria bacterium encodes:
- a CDS encoding TetR/AcrR family transcriptional regulator, with the protein MSCVPAAKTEPPVRPSAAPAPPEHLSQPDPESPAGRIYLAARLCFAKQGFKGATTRGIAEAAGVNQALVHYYFGSKAALYRRVLGVEIRQILRHQTEGRLGVMPLNELLVGFPGRLVGWFRQHPEVANLLRSEIGAGGRGLQEIIQELGVHGPLGIRRQANAMQRAHTPAGALDLPVDHVLACILSLSYGMILIAPLLETVTRLDLSHDNQWKGLQASLEHLLRHGLIPKESA; encoded by the coding sequence ATGAGTTGCGTTCCGGCCGCGAAGACCGAACCACCGGTCAGACCCTCCGCGGCGCCCGCCCCGCCCGAACACCTGAGCCAGCCGGACCCGGAAAGTCCGGCGGGGCGCATCTACCTGGCAGCCCGGCTCTGCTTCGCCAAGCAGGGCTTCAAGGGCGCCACCACCCGGGGCATCGCCGAGGCCGCAGGCGTGAACCAGGCTCTGGTCCACTACTACTTCGGCAGCAAAGCCGCGCTCTATCGGCGCGTGCTGGGCGTGGAGATCCGGCAGATCCTGCGGCACCAGACCGAGGGCCGGCTGGGGGTCATGCCCCTGAATGAACTGCTGGTGGGCTTTCCGGGCCGCCTGGTGGGCTGGTTTCGCCAGCATCCGGAGGTCGCCAACCTGCTGCGCAGCGAGATCGGCGCGGGCGGCCGGGGTCTGCAGGAGATCATCCAGGAACTGGGCGTCCACGGCCCGCTGGGCATCCGGCGCCAGGCCAACGCCATGCAGCGCGCCCACACGCCCGCCGGCGCCCTGGACCTGCCGGTGGACCACGTGCTGGCCTGCATCCTCTCCCTCAGCTACGGCATGATCCTCATCGCCCCGCTGCTGGAGACGGTCACCAGGCTGGATCTGAGCCACGACAACCAGTGGAAGGGCCTGCAGGCCAGCCTGGAGCACCTGCTGCGCCACGGCCTGATTCCCAAGGAGAGCGCATGA
- a CDS encoding efflux RND transporter periplasmic adaptor subunit, whose protein sequence is MDRTVTPQARLGGGPGILLGLGLVLSLAAAGCGLRRAPANPSGTLEADEVRLSTALAGRVLELRVTEGDSVRAGDTLLVLDASLPRLQRAQSAAGLVTLEARRQRVEAQIAESRAALRLSESTLSRVQALRQAGSASEQQLDESRSQQEQARARLGGLGHEREALLAERQSLEAALAVQDRLLRDTVLLAPSPGRVLERYTMPGEWLNPGQPALLLADLRQLDLRFYLAETGLSRVQLGQELQVRVDAWPDETFRGRVVWIASEAEFTPKNTQTREARAQLVYAARLALDNPASRLLVGMPAEVLLEDGDR, encoded by the coding sequence ATGGACAGGACCGTCACGCCGCAAGCGCGGCTGGGTGGAGGGCCCGGAATCCTGCTGGGACTGGGGCTGGTGCTCTCGCTGGCGGCTGCGGGCTGCGGGCTGCGCCGGGCGCCCGCCAATCCCTCGGGCACGCTGGAGGCGGATGAGGTCCGCCTCTCCACGGCCCTCGCCGGACGCGTGCTGGAGCTGCGCGTGACGGAGGGCGACAGCGTGCGGGCGGGAGATACCCTGCTGGTGCTGGACGCCTCGCTGCCGCGCCTGCAGCGCGCCCAGAGCGCCGCCGGCCTGGTGACGCTGGAAGCGCGCCGGCAACGGGTGGAGGCGCAGATCGCGGAAAGCCGGGCGGCGCTGCGTCTGAGCGAGAGCACGCTGTCGCGCGTGCAGGCCCTGCGCCAGGCGGGCAGCGCCAGCGAGCAGCAGCTTGACGAGTCCCGCAGCCAGCAGGAGCAGGCCCGGGCGCGGCTGGGCGGCCTGGGGCACGAGCGCGAGGCCCTGCTGGCGGAACGGCAGTCCCTGGAGGCGGCCCTGGCCGTGCAGGATCGCCTGCTGCGCGACACGGTCCTGCTGGCGCCCTCCCCCGGCCGCGTGCTGGAGCGCTACACCATGCCCGGCGAGTGGCTCAATCCCGGCCAGCCGGCCCTGCTGCTGGCGGACCTGCGCCAGCTGGACCTGCGCTTCTACCTGGCGGAGACGGGGCTGTCTCGCGTCCAGCTGGGCCAGGAGCTGCAGGTGCGGGTGGACGCCTGGCCGGACGAGACCTTCCGCGGCCGCGTGGTCTGGATCGCCTCCGAGGCCGAGTTCACGCCCAAGAACACCCAGACCCGCGAGGCGCGCGCCCAACTGGTCTACGCGGCCCGGCTGGCGCTGGACAACCCCGCCAGCCGGCTGCTGGTGGGCATGCCGGCGGAGGTCCTGCTGGAGGACGGCGACCGGTGA
- a CDS encoding TolC family protein, whose product MRTPIRLAGLLLALALATAGDARADRPPNDLSLPSFLQLAWTTNQRPAAARSELEAALAAQAQARALRGPTLGLEVTGGWVSRTQSLEMPGRSIEFGDGSTVDAALQAGWTLYAGGALEAGERRAASEALARREEQIADSLRLSAELRAAFLSALAAESIRAAAELGVSRLERLQSEVNTRLAEGTTGEEAMLLVESRLAQARQEFALRDGDARAARLELGALIGKPGAAVIPKGELETPLEGVEAGARRLATLAALDARLRAGEALVGQLGAWRRPRVEAGAGWHLARPGVDPIRNDWMGYASANLRVKWSLWDNRLGQLRQAEARSQRKALEHRLREAERETGSLLERCREWVGAALTAWDEAVAREALETRRQGLVEARWRLGMATERDWLDAQDDLRQAQLDRALGAARLRLAENRLLQAMGR is encoded by the coding sequence ATGAGAACCCCCATCCGCCTGGCCGGACTCCTGCTGGCGCTGGCACTCGCGACCGCCGGCGACGCCCGGGCTGACAGGCCGCCCAACGACCTGAGCCTGCCCAGCTTCCTGCAACTGGCCTGGACAACCAACCAGCGGCCGGCCGCGGCGCGCAGCGAGCTGGAAGCCGCCCTGGCCGCCCAGGCCCAGGCGCGGGCCCTGCGCGGCCCAACCCTCGGACTGGAAGTGACGGGGGGCTGGGTCAGCCGGACCCAATCCCTGGAGATGCCCGGCCGGAGCATCGAGTTCGGCGACGGCAGCACCGTCGACGCCGCGCTGCAGGCCGGCTGGACCTTGTACGCCGGCGGGGCGCTGGAGGCCGGCGAGCGCCGCGCCGCCAGCGAAGCCCTGGCCCGGCGTGAAGAGCAGATCGCGGACAGCCTGCGCCTCTCCGCCGAGCTGCGGGCCGCCTTCCTCTCCGCCCTGGCCGCCGAATCCATCCGGGCGGCGGCGGAACTGGGTGTGTCACGCCTGGAGCGCCTGCAGAGCGAGGTGAACACGCGCCTGGCCGAGGGCACCACCGGCGAGGAGGCCATGCTGCTGGTGGAAAGTCGCCTGGCCCAGGCCCGCCAGGAATTCGCGCTGCGCGACGGCGACGCGCGCGCCGCGCGGCTGGAGCTGGGCGCGCTCATCGGCAAGCCGGGGGCCGCCGTGATCCCCAAAGGAGAGCTGGAGACGCCGCTGGAGGGTGTCGAGGCGGGGGCCCGCCGGCTGGCGACGCTCGCCGCGCTGGACGCCCGGCTGCGGGCCGGCGAGGCCCTGGTGGGCCAGCTGGGCGCCTGGCGCCGGCCGCGGGTTGAGGCGGGGGCCGGCTGGCATCTGGCCCGGCCCGGCGTGGATCCCATCCGCAACGACTGGATGGGCTACGCCAGCGCCAACCTGCGCGTGAAGTGGAGTCTGTGGGACAACCGGCTGGGGCAGCTGCGCCAGGCGGAGGCGCGCAGCCAGCGGAAGGCCCTGGAGCACCGCCTGCGCGAGGCTGAGCGCGAGACCGGCAGTCTGCTCGAGCGCTGCCGCGAGTGGGTGGGCGCCGCCTTGACCGCCTGGGATGAGGCCGTGGCCCGCGAAGCGCTGGAGACGCGCCGACAGGGGCTGGTGGAGGCCCGCTGGCGCCTGGGCATGGCCACGGAACGGGACTGGCTGGACGCCCAGGACGACCTGCGCCAGGCCCAACTGGATCGCGCCCTGGGCGCGGCGCGGCTGCGGCTGGCCGAGAACCGCCTGCTGCAGGCCATGGGACGCTGA